One window from the genome of Streptomyces sp. NBC_00287 encodes:
- a CDS encoding TetR/AcrR family transcriptional regulator — MSVDSGKQPPSGPRAEQKRQAIVRAARELFLRDGFGVGMDAIAAEAGVSKVTVYNHFGSKEALFTAVITSALDEPLGHASSAALEGLAEAEDLRTALIEAARAWVDAVRTNKDVTALRNLVAAEQHRFPELTRAWQGHTPEGHHPAVAGALRTLADQGRLVIPDLETAIIQLYALLVFPHMVFSTYGTHIDDSLTDRLIVGGVDMFLGYYAPA, encoded by the coding sequence ATGAGCGTGGACAGCGGCAAACAGCCCCCCAGCGGCCCCCGCGCCGAACAGAAACGGCAGGCCATCGTCCGGGCCGCACGTGAGCTGTTCCTCCGGGACGGCTTCGGCGTGGGCATGGACGCCATCGCCGCCGAGGCCGGCGTGTCCAAGGTGACCGTCTACAACCACTTCGGCAGCAAGGAAGCGCTGTTCACCGCGGTCATCACCAGCGCCCTCGACGAACCCCTCGGCCACGCCTCATCGGCCGCGCTGGAAGGTCTGGCAGAGGCCGAGGATCTCCGTACGGCCCTCATCGAGGCCGCCCGCGCATGGGTGGACGCGGTCCGCACGAACAAGGACGTCACCGCCCTGCGCAACCTCGTCGCCGCCGAACAGCACCGCTTCCCCGAACTCACCCGCGCCTGGCAGGGCCACACTCCGGAAGGCCATCACCCGGCCGTCGCCGGCGCCCTGCGTACCCTCGCCGACCAGGGCCGCCTCGTCATCCCGGACCTGGAGACCGCGATCATCCAGCTGTACGCGCTGCTGGTCTTCCCGCACATGGTCTTCAGCACCTACGGCACCCACATCGACGACAGCCTCACGGACCGGCTCATCGTCGGCGGGGTGGACATGTTCCTCGGGTACTACGCCCCGGCGTAG
- a CDS encoding DUF305 domain-containing protein — protein sequence MTAFTRAGLVVAGALLLAACGDSAEESGEAREFNDADVTFAQMMIPHHEQALEMAKLADGRASDAEVKELAGQIEQAQDPEIRTMKGWLKSWKQPTTADSMPGMDHGSGHGGDGMMSGTDMEELTALKGTEFDKAFAEMMIEHHNGAIDMAEDEQKNGKYADAKKMADAIVKGQSAEVEQLQGALDRLS from the coding sequence ATGACTGCATTCACGCGCGCCGGACTCGTCGTCGCCGGCGCCCTGCTCCTCGCCGCCTGCGGCGACAGCGCCGAAGAATCCGGTGAGGCCAGGGAGTTCAACGACGCGGACGTCACCTTCGCCCAGATGATGATCCCGCACCACGAGCAGGCCCTGGAGATGGCGAAGCTGGCCGACGGGCGGGCCTCGGACGCGGAGGTCAAGGAGCTCGCCGGGCAGATCGAGCAGGCCCAGGACCCCGAGATCCGGACGATGAAGGGCTGGCTGAAGTCCTGGAAGCAGCCGACCACGGCGGACTCCATGCCGGGCATGGACCACGGCTCAGGCCACGGCGGTGACGGCATGATGTCCGGCACGGACATGGAAGAGCTCACGGCCCTCAAGGGCACCGAGTTCGACAAGGCCTTCGCCGAGATGATGATCGAGCACCACAACGGCGCGATCGACATGGCCGAGGACGAGCAGAAGAACGGCAAGTACGCCGACGCCAAGAAGATGGCCGACGCCATCGTCAAGGGGCAGTCGGCCGAGGTCGAGCAGCTCCAAGGCGCCCTCGACCGGCTCTCGTAA
- a CDS encoding DUF6153 family protein, whose amino-acid sequence MPNARRSRYVRAGGALGQLLLVVVLALGVFVMHTLGHPEDSSHSGTQTASHASAMAHEASETTYSSSTHEPAMPMDMASLCVAVLFGAWVLAALLKSAFTRHGEWLARLLAQVAAVLRPHPPPRAPDLTQLSVLRQ is encoded by the coding sequence ATGCCGAACGCTCGCAGAAGCAGGTACGTACGAGCAGGAGGCGCCCTCGGGCAGCTCCTGCTCGTTGTCGTGCTCGCCCTCGGTGTCTTCGTCATGCACACCCTCGGGCACCCCGAGGACTCGTCCCACTCCGGGACGCAGACCGCCTCCCACGCCTCGGCCATGGCACACGAGGCGAGCGAGACCACGTACTCCTCGTCCACCCACGAGCCCGCCATGCCCATGGACATGGCCTCGCTGTGCGTGGCTGTTCTCTTCGGCGCCTGGGTGCTCGCCGCGCTGCTGAAGTCGGCGTTCACCCGGCACGGGGAGTGGCTGGCGCGGCTGCTCGCCCAGGTCGCCGCCGTACTGCGGCCCCATCCCCCGCCTCGCGCGCCTGATCTCACCCAGCTGTCGGTGCTTCGGCAATAG
- a CDS encoding GntR family transcriptional regulator: MALPSAEDVAELDSLRGALEDLAVRQVIARASDEDLASLAKTADMMERAVDAHEMVRCDIAFHDAVFAAAGHQRLADAWDGIRCQVHLFLLTRIGLTTEGYLDCIPREHRELVAALRARDTEAALELFATHRRHAVEVVVGATDLG; encoded by the coding sequence ATGGCGCTGCCTTCCGCCGAGGACGTGGCCGAGCTGGACAGTCTGCGCGGCGCGCTGGAGGACCTGGCCGTCCGGCAGGTGATCGCTCGCGCTTCGGACGAGGACCTCGCCTCCCTCGCCAAGACGGCCGACATGATGGAGCGGGCCGTGGACGCGCACGAGATGGTGCGCTGCGACATCGCCTTCCACGACGCGGTGTTCGCCGCCGCGGGCCATCAGCGCCTCGCGGATGCGTGGGACGGCATACGGTGTCAGGTCCATCTGTTTCTGCTGACCCGGATCGGTCTCACCACCGAGGGCTATCTCGACTGCATCCCGCGCGAGCACCGTGAGCTCGTCGCCGCCCTGCGCGCCCGCGACACCGAGGCCGCCCTCGAACTGTTCGCCACGCACCGCCGCCATGCCGTCGAGGTGGTCGTCGGCGCCACCGACCTCGGCTAG
- a CDS encoding VOC family protein gives MTALDSPIPRFHLAVPVDDLAAARRFYGDVLGLERGRSAETWVDWNLHGHQFVTHLAPERGQRIHNPVDGHDVPVPHFGLILTIPEFHRLAERLRAAGSEFVIEPYVRFEGQKGEQWTMFLLDPAGNALEFKAFADDFQVFAA, from the coding sequence ATGACCGCTCTCGACTCCCCGATCCCGCGGTTCCATCTGGCCGTGCCGGTCGACGACCTGGCCGCCGCGCGCCGCTTCTACGGCGATGTACTGGGCCTGGAGCGGGGCCGCAGCGCGGAGACCTGGGTGGACTGGAATCTGCACGGGCACCAGTTCGTCACGCACCTCGCGCCGGAGCGCGGGCAGCGCATCCACAACCCGGTCGACGGCCATGACGTCCCGGTGCCGCACTTCGGACTGATCCTGACGATCCCCGAGTTCCACAGGCTCGCTGAGCGGCTGCGCGCGGCGGGCAGCGAGTTCGTCATCGAGCCCTATGTGCGCTTCGAGGGCCAGAAGGGCGAGCAGTGGACGATGTTCCTCCTCGACCCGGCCGGCAACGCCCTGGAGTTCAAGGCGTTCGCCGACGACTTCCAGGTCTTCGCCGCCTGA
- a CDS encoding helix-turn-helix domain-containing protein translates to MADDYLVRIGKLIRDARQHRGWTQTQLAEALGTSQSAVNRIERGNQNISLEMIARIGEALDSEIVSLGYAGPMHLRVVGGRRLSGAIDVKTSKNACVALLCASLLNKGRTVLRRVARIEEVYRLLEVLQSIGVRTRWINDGVDLELVPPAELDMAAIDAEAAVRTRSIIMFLGPLLHRMDAFKLPYAGGCDLGTRTIEPHMIALRRFGLDIAATEGLYHAQVDRAISPDRPIVLTERGDTVTENALLAAARHDGVTTIRNASSNYMVQDLCFFLEALGVKVEGIGTTTLTVHGVPTIDVDVDYSPSEDPVEAMSLLAAAVVTESELTVRRVPIEFLEIELAVLEEMGLDHDRTPEYFADNGRTRLVDLTVRPSKLEAPIDKIHPMPFPGLNIDNVPFFAAIAAVASGKTLIHDWVYDNRAIYLTDLNRLGGRLQLLDPHRVLVEGPTRWRAAEMMCPPALRPAVVVLLAMMAAEGTSVLRNVYVINRGYEDLAERLNSIGAQIEIFRDI, encoded by the coding sequence ATGGCAGACGACTACCTCGTACGCATCGGCAAGCTCATCCGTGACGCCCGGCAACACCGTGGCTGGACACAGACGCAGCTGGCCGAGGCGCTCGGCACCAGTCAGAGCGCCGTCAATCGGATCGAGCGCGGCAATCAGAACATCAGCCTTGAGATGATCGCCCGAATCGGTGAAGCCCTGGACAGCGAAATCGTCTCTCTGGGCTATGCGGGCCCGATGCATCTGAGGGTGGTGGGCGGCCGTCGGCTGTCCGGCGCGATCGATGTAAAGACGAGCAAGAACGCGTGCGTGGCCCTGCTGTGCGCCTCACTCCTCAACAAGGGGCGCACGGTGCTGCGCCGGGTCGCCCGGATCGAGGAGGTCTACCGTCTGCTGGAGGTGCTCCAGTCCATCGGCGTGCGGACGCGCTGGATCAACGACGGCGTCGACCTCGAACTGGTGCCCCCGGCCGAGCTGGACATGGCCGCCATCGACGCCGAGGCCGCCGTCCGCACCCGCTCCATCATCATGTTCCTCGGCCCGCTGCTGCACCGTATGGACGCCTTCAAGCTGCCCTACGCGGGCGGTTGCGACCTCGGTACGCGCACCATCGAGCCGCACATGATCGCGCTGCGCCGGTTCGGTCTGGACATCGCGGCGACCGAGGGCCTGTACCACGCCCAGGTGGACCGCGCGATCTCCCCGGACCGCCCGATCGTGCTGACCGAGCGCGGGGACACGGTCACCGAGAACGCGCTGCTGGCCGCCGCGCGGCACGACGGCGTCACGACGATCCGCAACGCCTCCTCCAACTACATGGTCCAGGACCTGTGTTTCTTCCTGGAGGCGCTCGGCGTCAAGGTCGAGGGCATCGGCACCACCACGCTCACCGTGCACGGCGTGCCGACCATCGACGTCGACGTGGACTACTCCCCCTCCGAGGACCCGGTCGAGGCGATGAGCCTGCTGGCCGCCGCGGTAGTGACGGAGTCGGAGCTGACGGTGCGCCGGGTGCCGATCGAGTTCCTGGAGATCGAGCTCGCGGTCCTGGAGGAGATGGGCCTCGACCACGACCGTACGCCCGAGTACTTCGCGGACAACGGCCGTACGCGGCTGGTGGACCTCACGGTCCGGCCCTCCAAGCTGGAGGCGCCGATCGACAAGATCCACCCCATGCCCTTCCCGGGCCTGAACATCGACAACGTCCCGTTCTTCGCGGCCATCGCGGCCGTCGCCTCGGGCAAGACCCTCATCCACGACTGGGTCTACGACAACCGCGCTATCTATCTGACCGACCTCAACCGCCTGGGCGGCCGCCTCCAACTCCTGGACCCCCACCGCGTCCTGGTCGAGGGCCCCACCCGCTGGCGCGCCGCCGAAATGATGTGCCCCCCGGCCCTGCGCCCCGCGGTGGTCGTCCTGCTGGCGATGATGGCGGCGGAGGGCACGTCCGTGCTGCGCAACGTGTATGTCATCAACCGCGGTTACGAGGATCTCGCGGAGCGGCTGAACTCGATCGGGGCGCAGATCGAGATCTTTAGGGACATCTGA
- a CDS encoding DUF4236 domain-containing protein codes for MPLTFRKSFRILPGVRLNINRHSWSITTGGRHGPRRTHSSTGRRTTSVDLPGPFGWRRTRTSRRR; via the coding sequence ATGCCCCTCACCTTTCGCAAGAGTTTCCGAATCCTGCCCGGGGTTCGGCTGAACATCAACCGGCACTCCTGGTCCATCACCACCGGTGGCCGGCACGGGCCGCGGCGGACACACAGCAGCACTGGACGTCGTACGACATCGGTGGATTTGCCCGGACCTTTCGGGTGGCGCCGTACCCGTACCTCCAGGCGACGTTGA
- the acnA gene encoding aconitate hydratase AcnA produces MSANSFDARSTLQVGDESYEIFRLDKVEGSARLPYSLKVLLENLLRTEDGANITADHIRALGGWDSQAQPSQEIQFTPARVIMQDFTGVPCVVDLATMREAVKELGGDPAKVNPLSPAELVIDHSVIADKFGTNEAFAQNVELEYGRNRERYQFLRWGQTAFDDFKVVPPGTGIVHQVNIEHLARTVMVRNGQAYPDTLVGTDSHTTMVNGLGVLGWGVGGIEAEAAMLGQPVSMLIPRVVGFKLTGELKPGTTATDLVLTITEMLRKHGVVGKFVEFYGEGVAATSLANRATIGNMSPEFGSTAAIFPIDDETIKYLKLTGRDTQQLALVEAYAKEQGLWLDPKAEPDFSEKLELDLSTVVPSIAGPKRPQDRIVLANAAEQFKQDVRNYVDDVDEAGKESFPASDAPAVHPNGAPSNPVTVTAPDGSTYEIDHGAVTVAAITSCTNTSNPYVMVAAALVAKKAVEKGLTRKPWVKTTLAPGSKVVTDYFDKAGLTPYLDKVGFNLVGYGCTTCIGNSGPLPEEVSKAVNDHDLAVTSVLSGNRNFEGRINPDVKMNYLASPPLVVAYALAGSMKVDITKDALGIDQDGNPVFLKDIWPSEAEVNDVVANAIGEDMFNKSYSDVFAGDAQWQALPIPTGNTFEWDAESTYVRKPPYFENMTMETTPVSDITGARVLAKLGDSVTTDHISPAGAIKADTPAGKYLTEHGVERRDFNSYGSRRGNHEVMIRGTFANIRLRNQIAPGTEGGYTRDFTVEGAPVSFIYDASRNYIEQGIPLAILAGKEYGSGSSRDWAAKGTALLGVKAVIAESYERIHRSNLIGMGVLPLQFPEGASAASLGLTGEETFSFTGVEELNNGTTPRTVKVTTDTGVEFDAVVRIDTPGEADYYRNGGIMQYVLRSLIRK; encoded by the coding sequence GTGTCGGCGAACAGCTTCGACGCCCGCAGCACGCTGCAGGTGGGCGACGAGTCGTACGAGATCTTCCGGCTGGACAAGGTGGAAGGCTCGGCCCGCCTTCCGTACAGCCTCAAGGTCCTGCTGGAGAACCTGCTCCGCACGGAGGACGGCGCGAACATCACCGCCGACCACATCCGCGCGCTCGGCGGCTGGGACTCGCAGGCCCAGCCCTCGCAGGAGATCCAGTTCACGCCCGCCCGCGTGATCATGCAGGACTTCACCGGCGTGCCCTGTGTCGTGGACCTCGCCACCATGCGTGAGGCCGTGAAGGAGCTCGGCGGCGACCCGGCGAAGGTCAACCCGCTCTCCCCGGCCGAGCTGGTCATCGACCACTCCGTCATCGCCGACAAGTTCGGCACCAACGAGGCCTTCGCGCAGAACGTCGAGCTGGAGTACGGTCGCAACCGCGAGCGCTACCAGTTCCTGCGCTGGGGTCAGACCGCCTTCGACGACTTCAAGGTCGTCCCGCCCGGCACCGGCATCGTCCACCAGGTCAACATCGAGCACCTGGCCCGTACGGTCATGGTCCGCAACGGCCAGGCCTACCCCGACACGCTGGTCGGCACCGACTCGCACACCACCATGGTCAACGGCCTCGGTGTCCTCGGCTGGGGCGTCGGCGGTATCGAGGCCGAGGCCGCGATGCTCGGTCAGCCGGTTTCGATGCTCATCCCGCGTGTCGTCGGCTTCAAGCTCACCGGTGAGCTCAAGCCCGGTACCACCGCCACCGACCTGGTGCTGACCATCACCGAGATGCTCCGCAAGCACGGTGTGGTCGGCAAGTTCGTCGAGTTCTACGGCGAGGGCGTGGCCGCCACCTCTCTCGCCAACCGCGCCACCATCGGCAACATGTCGCCGGAGTTCGGCTCCACCGCCGCGATCTTCCCGATCGACGACGAGACCATCAAGTACCTGAAGCTGACGGGCCGCGACACCCAGCAGCTCGCCCTCGTCGAGGCGTACGCCAAGGAGCAGGGCCTCTGGCTGGACCCGAAGGCCGAGCCGGACTTCTCCGAGAAGCTGGAGCTGGACCTCTCGACGGTCGTCCCGTCCATCGCCGGCCCGAAGCGTCCGCAGGACCGTATCGTCCTCGCCAACGCCGCCGAGCAGTTCAAGCAGGACGTCCGCAACTACGTCGACGACGTGGACGAGGCGGGCAAGGAGTCCTTCCCGGCCTCCGACGCCCCGGCCGTCCACCCCAACGGCGCCCCGTCCAACCCGGTCACCGTGACCGCCCCCGACGGCTCGACGTACGAGATCGACCACGGTGCCGTGACGGTCGCCGCGATCACCTCCTGCACCAACACCTCCAACCCGTACGTCATGGTCGCCGCCGCGCTCGTCGCGAAGAAGGCCGTGGAGAAGGGCCTGACCCGCAAGCCGTGGGTCAAGACCACCCTCGCCCCGGGTTCGAAGGTCGTCACCGACTACTTCGACAAGGCCGGTCTGACCCCGTACCTCGACAAGGTCGGCTTCAACCTGGTCGGTTACGGCTGCACCACCTGCATCGGCAACTCCGGCCCGCTGCCGGAGGAGGTCTCCAAGGCCGTCAACGACCACGACCTCGCGGTCACCTCGGTCCTTTCCGGCAACCGGAACTTCGAGGGCCGGATCAACCCCGACGTCAAGATGAACTACCTGGCGTCCCCGCCGCTGGTCGTCGCGTACGCCCTCGCCGGCTCCATGAAGGTGGACATCACCAAGGACGCCCTGGGCATCGACCAGGACGGCAACCCGGTCTTCCTGAAGGACATCTGGCCCTCCGAGGCCGAGGTCAACGACGTCGTGGCCAACGCCATCGGCGAGGACATGTTCAACAAGTCCTACTCCGACGTCTTCGCGGGCGACGCCCAGTGGCAGGCGCTGCCGATCCCGACCGGCAACACCTTCGAGTGGGACGCGGAGTCGACGTACGTCCGCAAGCCCCCGTACTTCGAGAACATGACGATGGAGACCACCCCGGTCTCCGACATCACGGGCGCCCGGGTCCTGGCCAAGCTGGGCGACTCGGTGACGACGGACCACATCTCGCCCGCCGGTGCCATCAAGGCCGACACCCCGGCCGGCAAGTACCTCACCGAGCACGGTGTGGAGCGTCGTGACTTCAACTCCTACGGCTCCCGCCGAGGCAACCACGAGGTCATGATCCGCGGCACCTTCGCCAACATCCGCCTGCGCAACCAGATCGCGCCGGGCACCGAGGGCGGCTACACCCGCGACTTCACCGTCGAGGGCGCGCCGGTGTCGTTCATCTACGACGCCTCCCGCAACTACATCGAGCAGGGCATCCCGCTGGCCATCCTGGCCGGCAAGGAGTACGGCTCCGGCTCGTCCCGCGACTGGGCCGCCAAGGGCACCGCGCTGCTCGGCGTCAAGGCCGTCATCGCCGAGTCGTACGAGCGCATCCACCGCTCGAACCTCATCGGCATGGGCGTCCTGCCGCTGCAGTTCCCGGAGGGCGCCTCGGCCGCCTCCCTCGGTCTGACCGGCGAGGAGACCTTCTCCTTCACCGGTGTCGAGGAGCTCAACAACGGCACCACCCCGCGCACGGTCAAGGTCACCACCGACACGGGCGTCGAGTTCGACGCGGTCGTCCGCATCGACACCCCCGGTGAGGCCGACTACTACCGCAACGGCGGCATCATGCAGTACGTGCTGCGCTCGCTGATCCGCAAGTAA
- a CDS encoding helix-turn-helix domain-containing protein: MVRKAGETPRGNDLGSTLVLGAALYQCRLEQGLSLRSLARRLGLGSHSGLLDYERGHRIPPEYLLIAYEREFGPAAGHLRGLRDRALRERAEALVGDLIDRYGVPPAVARAAPGTPPLVGLVSRLAHTLHALPSCMASAVTEAWQTSAERPPRRGSEAEGQSGSPRANKVW; the protein is encoded by the coding sequence ATGGTCCGCAAGGCCGGCGAGACTCCGCGCGGGAACGACCTCGGCTCGACCCTTGTGCTGGGGGCCGCCCTGTACCAGTGCCGCCTTGAGCAGGGCCTGTCGTTGCGCTCACTGGCGCGCCGGCTCGGCCTCGGCTCGCACAGCGGGCTCCTCGACTATGAGCGGGGGCACCGCATCCCCCCGGAGTATCTGCTGATCGCGTACGAGCGGGAGTTCGGTCCCGCGGCCGGGCATCTGCGGGGGTTACGGGACCGCGCCCTGCGCGAGCGGGCCGAGGCCCTGGTCGGCGACCTGATCGACCGCTACGGCGTACCGCCCGCCGTCGCCCGGGCGGCGCCCGGCACGCCGCCCCTCGTCGGACTGGTCTCGCGGCTCGCCCACACCCTGCACGCCCTGCCCAGCTGCATGGCCTCGGCGGTGACCGAGGCCTGGCAGACGAGCGCGGAGCGACCGCCGCGCCGGGGGTCGGAGGCCGAGGGTCAGAGCGGGTCGCCCAGGGCGAACAAGGTGTGGTAG
- a CDS encoding flavin reductase family protein → MSVDSAAFRRALSQVATSVSVVTTFDAEGRPYGVTVGSLCSLSLTPPLVLFCLDHRGSAHAVVTAAERFGVHVLGAGQQPLASRFAASGEDRTAGLVRGERDGVPRVPDALATVVCSRYAVVPAGDHSVVIGLVEHADVTDGAPLLYYDRGYHTLFALGDPL, encoded by the coding sequence GTGTCCGTGGACTCCGCCGCCTTCCGCCGGGCCCTGTCCCAAGTGGCCACCTCGGTGTCCGTGGTCACCACCTTCGACGCCGAGGGGCGGCCGTACGGCGTGACCGTCGGCTCGCTGTGCTCGCTGTCGCTCACACCGCCGCTGGTGCTGTTCTGCCTGGACCACCGGGGCTCGGCGCACGCGGTCGTCACCGCCGCCGAGCGGTTCGGGGTGCATGTGCTGGGCGCCGGACAGCAGCCGCTTGCCTCCCGGTTCGCAGCCTCGGGCGAGGACCGTACGGCCGGTCTCGTCCGGGGCGAGCGGGACGGGGTGCCGAGGGTGCCGGACGCGCTGGCGACGGTGGTGTGCAGCCGGTACGCGGTCGTCCCGGCGGGTGACCACAGCGTGGTCATCGGACTGGTGGAGCACGCCGATGTCACCGACGGCGCTCCGCTGCTGTACTACGACCGCGGCTACCACACCTTGTTCGCCCTGGGCGACCCGCTCTGA
- a CDS encoding tetratricopeptide repeat protein, producing the protein MASPVSDHRHLRIRGDRANDRDRTARTLLPADAVRVDCHRRLRGPYTGLGGLLRALVPSVYTSRPDLVRDHQVEILTGAPELHALLEAEPETLTRLAVGEERTRFYSEARSRRTPHGIVEFLKEIPGGPRTVFFDNVHEADATDRECLTIMLRRCDPMAVRLFVGTGSEDLPGELGAAVDRFTDTVDAPAGPPQVDRTADELWRAYVVSDGTSDDPAEPAAWLDAEPAARAAAHDARAAVLEEDGAVGHTLGAIPFHREHGSDPTGAGTAALRRALDYCVDLGFYAAAADLGLRGYALTDPETRQLEYCHFAAKAALALISLGQAHRARDLYTELRGRYPLPRVHMSTSYNMAMLYTRFLPKEELDHHLARAYASNGVALAALTEDLEDRAFYTVFQQNGLALVEMHLGHLKTALKLVAEGVDRLNRETHPDKYRLHKSVLIHNRANVYAGMGMLKESMADFDTVIALDPHYPEYYLDRGNMHRRLGDDQAALTDYETAMKMGPPFPELYYNRGDVRAAHGDLEGAVADFGYALELEPGHLDSRINHASLLLESGHLAEAAASVAEGLRLYPDSAHLLCTQGLLALEREDADTARNSFDAALKADPELYQALVNQAVLAYSEGEYGEAVRLLGRALEQSGDDPDLLYNRGAAQLAAGHPEPAAEDFRRALALPGADREEILEQLALCR; encoded by the coding sequence ATGGCCTCGCCCGTATCTGACCACCGCCATCTGCGGATCCGCGGCGACCGCGCGAACGACCGGGACCGTACGGCTCGGACTCTGCTGCCGGCCGACGCGGTCCGGGTGGACTGCCACCGCCGGCTGCGCGGCCCGTACACCGGCCTCGGCGGCCTGCTCCGCGCGCTCGTCCCGTCCGTCTACACCAGCCGCCCCGATCTGGTCCGCGACCACCAGGTCGAGATCCTCACCGGTGCGCCCGAGTTGCACGCGCTGCTCGAGGCGGAGCCGGAGACGCTGACCCGGCTCGCCGTGGGCGAGGAGCGGACGCGCTTCTACAGCGAGGCGCGCAGCCGGCGTACGCCGCACGGGATCGTCGAGTTCCTCAAGGAGATTCCGGGCGGCCCTCGCACGGTGTTCTTCGACAACGTCCACGAGGCCGACGCGACCGACCGTGAATGCCTGACGATCATGCTGCGCCGGTGCGATCCGATGGCGGTACGGCTCTTTGTGGGGACCGGCTCCGAGGACCTGCCGGGTGAACTCGGCGCCGCCGTCGACCGGTTCACGGACACCGTCGACGCCCCGGCCGGGCCGCCCCAAGTGGACCGCACCGCGGACGAGCTGTGGCGGGCCTACGTCGTCTCGGACGGCACCAGTGACGATCCGGCGGAGCCGGCCGCCTGGCTGGACGCCGAACCGGCGGCGCGGGCCGCGGCGCACGACGCGCGGGCCGCCGTACTGGAGGAGGACGGGGCCGTCGGGCACACGCTGGGCGCGATCCCGTTCCACCGCGAGCACGGCAGCGACCCGACGGGGGCCGGCACCGCCGCGCTGCGCCGGGCGCTCGACTACTGCGTCGATCTCGGCTTCTACGCCGCTGCCGCCGACCTGGGCCTGCGCGGCTACGCGCTGACCGACCCCGAGACCCGTCAGCTGGAGTACTGCCACTTCGCCGCGAAGGCCGCGCTCGCCCTCATCTCGCTCGGGCAGGCCCATCGGGCCCGGGACCTGTACACCGAACTGCGCGGCCGGTATCCGCTGCCGCGCGTCCACATGTCCACGAGCTACAACATGGCGATGCTGTACACCCGGTTCCTGCCCAAGGAGGAGCTGGACCACCATCTGGCCCGGGCATACGCGAGCAACGGGGTGGCCCTGGCCGCGCTGACCGAGGACCTCGAGGACCGGGCGTTCTACACGGTGTTCCAGCAGAACGGGCTTGCCCTGGTGGAGATGCACCTGGGGCACCTCAAGACGGCCCTGAAGCTGGTGGCCGAGGGAGTGGACCGGCTCAACCGCGAGACGCACCCGGACAAGTACCGGCTGCACAAGTCCGTCCTGATCCACAACCGGGCCAACGTCTATGCGGGCATGGGGATGCTCAAGGAGAGCATGGCGGACTTCGACACGGTGATCGCCCTCGATCCCCACTACCCCGAGTACTACCTGGACCGCGGCAATATGCACCGCCGCCTCGGTGACGACCAGGCGGCGCTGACGGACTACGAGACGGCGATGAAGATGGGCCCGCCGTTCCCCGAGCTGTACTACAACCGCGGGGACGTCCGTGCCGCCCACGGTGATCTCGAAGGCGCCGTGGCTGACTTCGGCTACGCCCTGGAGCTGGAGCCCGGTCATCTGGACTCACGGATCAACCACGCCTCGCTGCTGCTGGAGTCGGGCCACTTGGCCGAGGCCGCTGCGTCGGTGGCGGAAGGGCTGCGGCTGTACCCAGACAGCGCTCATCTGCTGTGCACCCAGGGCCTGTTGGCCTTGGAGCGGGAGGACGCCGACACCGCGCGGAACTCCTTCGACGCCGCTCTGAAGGCCGACCCCGAGCTGTACCAGGCGCTGGTCAACCAGGCGGTGCTCGCCTATTCCGAGGGCGAGTACGGGGAGGCGGTACGGCTGCTCGGCCGGGCCCTGGAGCAGTCGGGCGACGACCCCGATCTGCTGTACAACCGGGGCGCCGCCCAGCTGGCCGCCGGGCATCCGGAGCCGGCCGCCGAGGACTTCCGGCGCGCGCTCGCTCTTCCGGGCGCGGACCGCGAGGAGATCCTCGAACAACTGGCGCTGTGCCGCTGA